The proteins below come from a single Oxobacter pfennigii genomic window:
- a CDS encoding alpha/beta hydrolase has translation MDRIPEEKIYTREELIKEIRMMKQMAANSSAGMPPSKRPVGKEIFLDTNVGKIRVLAYNLDNPNKLPLFVNIHAGGFISGNPEMDDPYMMNVAINANAKILNIDYSLAPESPFPQALNDCYAVIKYACEHPEEFNIDKDNIAVGGHSAGGNLTAAICIKNAGLKELNIKCVILDYPAMDIYTDPYLKPKGGGRAAETFLNPSMFRLFNASYCLKKEERKNPLISPLYASKEQLETFPPALIITAGMDSLCKEAEDFRDLLIAAGVDATHKRFENSDHGFTMSDMPDAKEGWGLMIDHLNKYLN, from the coding sequence ATGGATAGAATACCTGAAGAAAAGATCTATACCCGGGAAGAACTAATTAAAGAAATCAGAATGATGAAGCAGATGGCTGCCAATTCATCGGCGGGAATGCCACCATCAAAAAGGCCGGTCGGCAAGGAGATTTTTCTCGATACCAATGTCGGTAAGATTCGAGTGCTGGCATATAATTTGGATAATCCCAATAAGCTGCCTTTGTTTGTGAATATCCATGCCGGAGGGTTTATTTCAGGCAATCCGGAGATGGACGACCCTTATATGATGAATGTGGCCATAAATGCCAATGCGAAAATTCTCAATATCGACTACAGCTTGGCCCCGGAGTCACCTTTTCCGCAAGCCCTGAATGATTGTTATGCTGTTATTAAGTATGCCTGCGAGCATCCGGAAGAATTTAATATAGACAAGGACAATATCGCAGTGGGCGGACACAGCGCCGGAGGAAATTTAACTGCTGCCATCTGTATTAAAAATGCGGGCTTAAAAGAGTTGAACATAAAATGCGTCATCCTGGATTATCCAGCCATGGATATATACACTGACCCATATTTAAAGCCCAAAGGGGGAGGGAGGGCTGCCGAGACCTTCTTGAACCCCAGTATGTTCAGGCTCTTCAACGCCAGCTACTGCCTCAAAAAGGAAGAACGCAAAAACCCGCTTATTTCTCCGCTGTATGCATCCAAGGAACAGCTGGAAACGTTCCCGCCAGCGTTAATCATAACGGCAGGTATGGATTCCCTGTGCAAAGAAGCAGAGGATTTTAGGGACTTACTCATTGCAGCTGGTGTGGATGCTACCCACAAACGCTTTGAGAACTCAGATCATGGCTTTACAATGAGTGACATGCCGGATGCCAAAGAGGGCTGGGGACTGATGATAGACCATCTGAACAAATATCTGAATTAA
- a CDS encoding LuxR C-terminal-related transcriptional regulator: protein MQKNLNQRKIYYFSEKLKQQLEQISYHPVTVIEAPSGFGKTTAVREYLKQKLTGESYEFWYTCLGEQENMAWESICDLISNVNAEAADRLKSLGMPTAETLMYVRHLLKDFYSEKETYLVIDNYQLVNCEIPYELMSAFSMHRCPYVHMIFITQNLNTKKQITFHNDNVHTIDSSVLFFDKESTKSLFRMEGIRLTDGMLNHVYSSTEGWVAAIRLQIINYKETGSFNYTADIERLVKTAVWDKLTAEEKEFLLIISVKESFTAKQAAHMIEKDILPESIKNLLNSNDFIKFFPDKSIYSMHSILLGYLRNQFYQHQPEEFQKFILHLAGRCCAGELQLLNAAKFFMKVRDYEAILALPFDGTYITDQGEKDISGLISELIDKCPEGILYKYPFAILLFAYIMLFKGNGKNGRILFDMIDFVIETNKANLSQKELKRLKGEYLLLKSLTAHNDIKKMGEGAREALKILDAPSSIILKDMPWNFGCVSIMCLFWREPGKLDEALRDIEEFLPYHLELTYGQGTGADAAMKAEVMFMRGEDEKAEILCHKALYEARSEQQISICLCAELILARIAILRGDVNGYLTAVKSIQNYAKEDSEYYVVRMVNLCLSVIDILLDSAEKFARYFEDMESIKKIMYAPAIPYFQILYSYFLLNKMRYKELCGLSQTIVKAGKNMNYIFSQVYHLIFLTIAKLNSGSAKEALEYFKEALDLAIPDRIYLPFALQWGALKDLLESMNNSNESYHVSSPHTKMHKASFASSNYNHTSSENRNSFLELITLCKRQAYGKNIIKKFLQQTQSPLTPREREVALLARDRYSKKDIASKLYISEKTVKTILQNIYYKLDIHSKSDLSKMELL, encoded by the coding sequence ATGCAAAAGAATTTAAACCAGCGAAAAATATATTATTTTTCTGAAAAGTTAAAACAACAACTTGAACAAATATCATATCATCCTGTAACCGTTATTGAAGCTCCGTCAGGTTTTGGAAAAACTACGGCTGTGAGGGAGTATTTAAAGCAAAAACTTACGGGGGAAAGCTATGAGTTTTGGTATACTTGTTTAGGTGAGCAGGAGAATATGGCATGGGAAAGTATTTGCGATCTGATTTCCAATGTAAATGCTGAAGCTGCCGACAGGTTGAAAAGTTTGGGAATGCCTACTGCCGAAACTTTGATGTATGTGAGGCACCTCTTGAAGGATTTTTATTCCGAAAAAGAAACATACCTGGTAATAGATAATTATCAACTTGTAAATTGTGAAATTCCATATGAATTAATGAGCGCCTTTTCAATGCATAGATGTCCCTATGTCCATATGATATTTATTACACAGAATCTCAATACAAAGAAGCAAATCACATTTCACAATGATAATGTGCACACTATTGACTCATCGGTACTTTTTTTTGACAAGGAAAGTACAAAAAGTCTTTTCCGCATGGAGGGTATCCGCCTAACTGATGGCATGCTTAACCATGTTTATTCAAGTACTGAAGGCTGGGTAGCCGCTATACGGCTGCAAATAATAAATTATAAGGAAACCGGCTCTTTTAACTATACTGCAGATATTGAGCGGTTGGTGAAAACAGCTGTATGGGATAAGCTTACAGCAGAAGAAAAAGAATTTCTGCTTATAATATCCGTCAAAGAAAGCTTTACAGCAAAACAAGCAGCACACATGATTGAAAAAGATATTTTACCGGAGAGTATCAAAAATCTATTAAATTCAAATGATTTTATAAAGTTTTTTCCGGATAAAAGTATATATTCCATGCACAGTATTTTACTGGGTTATTTGAGAAATCAATTCTATCAACACCAGCCTGAGGAATTTCAGAAGTTCATATTGCATCTTGCAGGAAGGTGCTGTGCCGGTGAATTGCAACTGTTAAACGCTGCAAAATTTTTTATGAAGGTTAGAGATTATGAAGCCATATTGGCATTGCCTTTTGACGGAACATATATAACTGACCAGGGAGAAAAAGACATATCGGGACTTATTTCAGAACTGATCGATAAATGCCCGGAGGGAATTCTTTATAAATATCCATTTGCCATTCTTTTGTTTGCTTATATAATGCTTTTTAAGGGAAATGGAAAAAATGGGAGAATATTATTTGACATGATTGACTTCGTAATTGAAACTAATAAAGCCAATTTGAGTCAAAAAGAACTTAAAAGGCTTAAGGGTGAGTACTTGCTCTTAAAGTCTCTTACTGCTCACAATGATATAAAAAAGATGGGCGAAGGGGCAAGAGAAGCCCTTAAAATTTTAGATGCTCCAAGCAGTATCATTTTGAAGGATATGCCTTGGAATTTTGGATGTGTATCTATAATGTGCCTGTTCTGGCGTGAACCTGGAAAGCTGGACGAAGCTTTAAGAGACATTGAAGAGTTTCTGCCATATCATTTGGAGCTTACATACGGGCAGGGAACCGGTGCTGACGCCGCTATGAAAGCTGAGGTCATGTTTATGCGCGGAGAAGATGAAAAGGCGGAAATTTTGTGTCATAAAGCATTATACGAAGCCAGGAGTGAACAGCAAATCAGTATATGCCTGTGTGCGGAATTAATCCTTGCCAGAATAGCTATTCTTAGAGGAGATGTGAATGGTTATTTAACAGCAGTAAAAAGTATTCAAAATTATGCAAAAGAGGACTCTGAATATTATGTAGTCCGCATGGTGAATTTATGTCTTTCAGTTATTGATATATTACTCGACTCAGCAGAAAAATTTGCTAGATATTTTGAAGATATGGAGAGTATAAAGAAGATAATGTATGCTCCTGCCATTCCGTATTTTCAAATACTTTACTCTTATTTTCTGCTTAATAAAATGAGGTATAAAGAGCTTTGCGGATTATCACAGACCATTGTGAAGGCCGGTAAGAATATGAATTATATATTTTCTCAGGTATATCATTTAATATTTTTGACCATTGCAAAGCTAAACAGCGGTTCTGCCAAAGAAGCACTTGAATACTTCAAGGAAGCCCTCGATTTAGCCATACCTGACAGAATTTATCTGCCTTTTGCTTTGCAGTGGGGGGCGCTGAAAGACCTTTTGGAGTCAATGAATAATTCAAATGAGTCATACCACGTATCCTCTCCCCACACAAAAATGCACAAAGCATCTTTTGCATCTTCTAATTATAATCATACCTCATCAGAAAATAGAAACAGCTTCCTGGAGCTGATAACACTTTGCAAACGGCAGGCTTATGGCAAAAACATTATCAAGAAATTTCTTCAACAAACTCAATCGCCGCTGACTCCAAGAGAAAGGGAAGTAGCTCTTTTAGCCAGGGACAGATATAGCAAAAAAGATATAGCAAGCAAGCTTTATATATCAGAAAAAACTGTTAAAACTATTCTTCAGAATATATATTATAAACTGGACATTCATTCGAAGTCTGATTTAAGCAAAATGGAGCTTTTATAA
- a CDS encoding methyl-accepting chemotaxis protein has protein sequence MKNLSISMKLIVGFGIILLLMIATVGVSAFSIIQIGLKVDMYGEYTVPQIVRALNIRRDTMSIERYLLEAMQANTDDEIGELIALTQTDAENVKANLLAFEEGRANNDMDGEIKSAKTLLEKAGSARQKVTQLLNLNTAEAAGEAFRLYEEEYAPIVEELAEVFNRLSEVEMQKSEVQKEAADKAQAFAWILLFSISAAAIVITVIVIFVIRKSIMTPVREIVDVYDEIAKGNMKVNIKYESRDEMGRMAQSIKKTNAFLSAYIADISEKLNLMSKGDMCININMDYIGDFAAIKQAMINTVSELNHTLLTINTAAEQVSAGSAQVSAGAQDLATGSSEQAASVEELTAAIASIAEQAEENSRNVKIATQLVEESGEGVNAGNERMEQLTEAMSEISSSSNEITNITKVIEDIAFQTNILALNAAIEAARAGESGRGFAVVADEVRNLAAKSAEAAKHTADLIQTSVATVSKGKEITLQTAQILHDVEEKSRMVIESIDKVEKASIEQAVAIEQIKQGLSQVSSVIQTNAATAEENSATSEEMSAQASTLHEEVGKFKLDFRHENDGFQSMAFYKNPERENS, from the coding sequence ATGAAAAACTTATCAATAAGCATGAAATTGATTGTCGGATTCGGCATTATACTGCTTCTGATGATCGCAACCGTTGGAGTATCGGCATTCAGTATCATCCAAATTGGACTGAAGGTTGATATGTATGGAGAATATACAGTTCCGCAAATAGTTAGGGCATTGAACATTCGCCGTGATACTATGTCTATCGAACGGTATTTACTTGAAGCTATGCAGGCAAATACAGATGACGAAATTGGTGAATTAATAGCTCTGACCCAAACGGATGCTGAAAACGTGAAGGCAAACTTATTGGCGTTCGAAGAGGGCCGGGCAAACAATGATATGGATGGTGAGATAAAGTCAGCAAAGACGCTTCTTGAAAAAGCCGGATCTGCCAGACAGAAAGTCACCCAGCTTCTCAACCTCAATACGGCAGAGGCTGCCGGCGAAGCTTTTAGACTTTATGAGGAAGAGTATGCGCCAATTGTTGAAGAGCTGGCTGAGGTATTCAACAGGCTCAGCGAGGTGGAAATGCAGAAATCCGAGGTGCAGAAAGAAGCTGCCGATAAGGCGCAGGCTTTTGCCTGGATTCTTTTGTTCTCAATTTCAGCAGCTGCTATAGTTATCACCGTCATTGTTATTTTTGTGATCAGGAAGTCTATCATGACTCCCGTTAGGGAAATTGTGGATGTTTATGATGAAATAGCAAAAGGCAATATGAAGGTCAACATTAAATATGAAAGCCGTGATGAAATGGGCAGAATGGCACAGAGCATCAAAAAGACAAACGCTTTTCTTTCGGCATATATTGCTGATATTTCGGAAAAGCTTAATCTTATGTCCAAAGGAGATATGTGTATTAATATAAATATGGATTACATAGGTGATTTCGCAGCTATTAAACAAGCTATGATAAATACTGTTTCAGAATTGAATCATACATTGCTTACCATAAACACAGCTGCTGAACAGGTTTCAGCCGGTTCCGCCCAGGTATCCGCCGGTGCCCAGGATCTTGCTACAGGGTCCAGTGAACAGGCAGCGTCAGTTGAGGAATTGACTGCTGCTATTGCAAGTATAGCCGAGCAGGCCGAAGAAAACTCAAGAAATGTGAAGATAGCAACACAATTGGTGGAAGAATCAGGTGAAGGGGTTAATGCCGGCAACGAGCGCATGGAACAGCTGACAGAAGCTATGTCAGAAATCAGCTCTTCTTCCAATGAAATTACCAATATCACTAAAGTGATTGAGGATATAGCTTTTCAGACAAATATTCTCGCATTGAACGCGGCAATCGAAGCTGCAAGAGCTGGAGAGTCAGGAAGAGGGTTTGCAGTGGTAGCCGATGAGGTCCGAAATCTGGCTGCAAAATCAGCGGAGGCTGCAAAACATACGGCAGACTTAATACAGACTTCCGTTGCTACTGTATCTAAAGGAAAGGAAATAACTTTGCAGACAGCGCAAATTCTCCATGATGTTGAAGAAAAATCCAGAATGGTCATTGAAAGCATAGATAAGGTTGAAAAGGCATCTATAGAACAGGCTGTTGCTATAGAACAGATTAAACAAGGTCTTTCGCAAGTATCTTCTGTTATACAGACCAACGCTGCCACGGCTGAAGAAAATTCTGCAACCAGTGAGGAGATGTCTGCCCAGGCATCAACCCTTCATGAAGAAGTAGGTAAATTCAAACTGGATTTCAGACATGAAAATGACGGTTTTCAATCAATGGCTTTCTATAAGAATCCTGAAAGAGAAAACAGTTAG
- a CDS encoding helix-turn-helix domain-containing protein, with amino-acid sequence MYGKFVRDRITQLRLQKGVSEYQMSHDLGHSRGYIYNISSGKSLPPLTEFFAICSYFGITPAQFFDDKQKNPELIQKAVEGLKNLDDGDVLMILSLINRLLKK; translated from the coding sequence ATGTATGGTAAATTTGTCCGTGACAGAATTACCCAGCTGAGATTACAAAAAGGAGTGTCGGAATATCAAATGAGTCATGACTTAGGTCATAGCAGAGGTTATATATATAATATATCTTCCGGTAAATCCCTTCCGCCGTTAACTGAGTTTTTTGCCATATGCTCATATTTCGGTATTACTCCAGCCCAGTTTTTCGATGATAAGCAGAAAAATCCCGAGCTGATTCAAAAAGCTGTGGAAGGCTTAAAAAACTTGGATGACGGTGATGTCCTCATGATTTTAAGCTTAATTAACCGGTTGTTGAAAAAATAA
- a CDS encoding iron-containing alcohol dehydrogenase, which produces MINIFDFILPTKIRYGKGIIEVLGEELRLLNAKKVMVITDKGLAKTDMLKKLIFIIQKEGIDFVIYDAIEANPKDYNVEDCAAKAREISADTLVAFGGGSPIDAAKAVAVLAKQGGKVRDYQGKGKIKDDCLPLLTIPTTAGTGSEVTFSSVITDTKEKFKFTIKSTAIAAKTAIIDPELTLTVPPMTTAATGIDALTHAIEGYTANCTEPIAEAVGLYAVEYIAKNIVEAVKNGSNLEARDKMMMGSLLAGLSFSHADVASVHCMAEALGSIYDAPHGMCNSILLPYVMEYNLPEAGYKYARIARAMGIDEADDNKAAEKGIEHIKQLSREIGLPVIKSLNVNPDDFELLAEMSVKNGSNASNPRSVTKEDYVMLFNKAYND; this is translated from the coding sequence ATGATAAATATCTTTGATTTTATATTACCTACCAAAATTAGGTATGGTAAAGGCATCATTGAGGTTTTAGGAGAAGAATTAAGATTATTAAATGCAAAAAAGGTAATGGTGATTACCGATAAAGGCCTTGCCAAAACAGATATGCTAAAAAAGCTTATATTTATTATCCAAAAGGAAGGAATAGATTTTGTAATATATGACGCCATTGAAGCAAATCCCAAGGATTATAACGTGGAAGACTGTGCAGCAAAGGCTAGAGAAATATCTGCCGATACCCTGGTAGCCTTTGGCGGAGGAAGCCCTATTGATGCTGCCAAGGCTGTTGCAGTTCTTGCAAAACAAGGCGGCAAGGTCAGGGATTATCAGGGAAAGGGCAAAATCAAAGATGACTGTCTTCCCCTATTAACAATTCCCACAACTGCAGGAACCGGGAGCGAGGTAACCTTTTCCTCAGTTATTACAGATACAAAGGAAAAATTTAAATTTACAATAAAAAGCACGGCTATAGCTGCAAAAACAGCAATTATAGACCCGGAGCTTACATTGACAGTTCCGCCTATGACAACAGCTGCAACAGGCATCGATGCCCTGACCCATGCGATAGAAGGCTACACGGCCAACTGCACAGAGCCTATAGCAGAAGCCGTAGGCCTATATGCGGTTGAATACATAGCAAAAAATATTGTAGAAGCAGTTAAAAACGGCAGCAATCTTGAAGCCAGGGATAAAATGATGATGGGAAGCCTCCTTGCAGGTCTATCCTTCAGCCACGCCGATGTAGCATCGGTTCACTGCATGGCTGAAGCCTTAGGAAGCATTTATGATGCTCCTCACGGCATGTGCAACTCCATATTGCTCCCTTATGTGATGGAATACAACTTGCCTGAAGCCGGGTATAAATATGCAAGAATTGCAAGAGCCATGGGAATAGATGAAGCAGACGACAATAAAGCTGCTGAAAAAGGAATAGAACATATAAAACAATTATCCCGTGAAATCGGATTGCCGGTAATTAAATCACTTAATGTAAATCCTGATGATTTTGAGCTGCTGGCTGAAATGTCGGTAAAGAACGGCTCCAACGCCAGCAATCCAAGATCTGTAACGAAGGAAGACTATGTTATGTTATTTAACAAGGCATATAATGATTAA
- the zupT gene encoding zinc transporter ZupT gives MEFSNVLFAFSITLFAGLSTGIGSALSLLTNKTSTKFLSIALGFSAGVMVYVSFVEILAKAKETLISVLGVKNGTWAAVGSFFFGILFIAIIDKLIPSSENPHEVHTVEEMDGKSEEHKSNLMRMGLFTALAIGIHNFPEGIAVFTAALSNPKLGIPIAFAIAIHNIPEGIAVAVPIFYATGSRKKAFRLSFLSGLAEPIGGLIGYLLLAKFFNDAMLGFIFASVAGIMVYISIDELLPAAREYGEHHLSIYGMIAGMAVMALSLLLFI, from the coding sequence TTGGAATTTTCAAATGTTCTATTTGCATTTTCCATAACGCTTTTTGCAGGTCTTTCCACAGGAATAGGCAGTGCCCTTTCGTTGCTTACAAATAAAACAAGCACAAAATTTTTATCTATAGCATTAGGTTTTTCCGCAGGGGTAATGGTTTATGTATCTTTTGTTGAAATACTTGCTAAAGCCAAAGAAACTTTAATATCTGTTCTTGGAGTAAAGAATGGAACATGGGCTGCAGTAGGCAGTTTTTTCTTCGGTATATTGTTTATTGCTATTATCGATAAACTCATTCCTTCTTCAGAGAACCCTCACGAAGTGCATACAGTAGAAGAAATGGATGGAAAAAGTGAAGAGCATAAGTCAAATTTAATGCGAATGGGATTATTCACAGCATTGGCAATAGGAATTCACAATTTCCCTGAAGGAATAGCGGTATTCACAGCTGCACTAAGTAATCCAAAGCTTGGAATACCCATTGCATTTGCCATTGCCATTCATAATATTCCGGAAGGCATTGCTGTTGCAGTACCCATATTCTATGCCACAGGAAGCAGAAAAAAAGCCTTCAGATTATCATTCTTATCAGGATTGGCAGAACCTATAGGGGGGCTTATAGGGTATTTGCTTCTGGCAAAGTTTTTCAATGATGCCATGTTAGGTTTTATTTTTGCTTCTGTGGCAGGAATAATGGTATATATTAGTATTGATGAACTGCTTCCGGCTGCAAGAGAATATGGAGAGCATCATCTTTCTATTTATGGAATGATTGCAGGGATGGCCGTGATGGCTTTGAGCCTCCTATTGTTTATATGA
- a CDS encoding BlaI/MecI/CopY family transcriptional regulator: MEQYKLGEMEQRLADLIWANEPISSRTLTELCADAFNWKRTTTYTMLKRLCERNIFENQNGTVISLMSKNEFQAAQGEQFIKETFGGSLPKFFAAFTRRNKLSDKEINELQRLIDEHKEG, from the coding sequence ATGGAACAATATAAGTTAGGAGAAATGGAGCAAAGGTTAGCGGATTTAATTTGGGCTAACGAGCCCATAAGCTCCCGTACACTTACCGAGCTGTGCGCCGATGCCTTTAACTGGAAACGTACAACCACATATACAATGCTTAAACGACTGTGCGAAAGAAATATTTTTGAAAATCAGAACGGCACTGTTATAAGCTTAATGAGTAAAAATGAATTTCAGGCGGCACAGGGAGAACAATTTATAAAAGAAACCTTTGGCGGATCCCTTCCTAAATTTTTTGCTGCATTTACCCGCCGCAACAAGCTAAGTGACAAGGAAATTAATGAGCTTCAGCGATTGATTGATGAGCATAAGGAGGGATAA
- a CDS encoding M56 family metallopeptidase → MLDNLFVQILNMSYTASIAILFVIAARLALKKAPKIFSYALWSVVLFRLVFPFSFESMLSLIPNSTAPILSEIMYSQTPQINTGISTIDNVINSSLPAPIAEASVNPLQIWIFIGEIIWIAGIASLILYSLISLINLKNRLKDSKHEKDNVYIARHLGTPFVLGIIRPKIYLPANLSEAEKEYILLHERIHIKRFDHVIKMFSFLLLCIHWFNPLVWIAFSLCTKDMEMSCDEAVIRRLGSDIKKSYSSSLLALTSGRRILSGVPLAFGEVDTKGRIKNILNFKKPQFWVTVIALIAVFGISFSLMANPKTQTSFNGATYRVEEIIYDAPRYSFAYTTDTAPVFTISSDYVLFSKEPAQTDWVMHNSLYKYNIKRQELYSLFQPLLNNVHEKIDQAKLVYRADTNDQNNTFYLVIQLKNGDILLAHAYDSPSDSNIRSFNPHIRWLFKLKNISEVSVESLWKLRTPYVGNNSAVGGIINELVMPDHTNYDSFELQTRNPPYKVTVILKTNTQALDYYTGIMNQKPFLINACIMFSLIENADIINFTLYDGVSEPYTIEYTRDYAESIAGADLWEESKTFGKFKVLLDRISEHVDKAIQPIAEEKNVGNSNQIPDIEAKSFNDYPDYYPPEQGEEDGMFVVVHGKVHGSTLNVWEKFLASIKNKEFADITILQYTIEGDPIFTHVIYDVAGYQVLTDSSRDKFAGEDAKKTHISEAPHLTIINNEGRTTIYLTEKENLTLEQLKSDSTENGLVQAVVSYNN, encoded by the coding sequence ATGCTTGATAACTTGTTTGTGCAAATACTCAATATGAGCTATACCGCAAGCATCGCGATTTTATTTGTGATAGCTGCAAGGCTTGCGCTTAAAAAAGCACCCAAAATATTTTCCTATGCCTTATGGAGCGTTGTGCTGTTCAGGCTGGTATTTCCTTTCTCTTTTGAAAGCATGTTAAGCCTTATACCAAACAGCACTGCACCTATTCTAAGTGAAATTATGTATTCTCAAACTCCCCAGATAAATACGGGAATTAGCACTATTGATAATGTCATAAACTCCTCATTGCCTGCTCCAATAGCTGAAGCAAGTGTAAATCCTCTGCAAATATGGATTTTTATCGGAGAGATCATCTGGATTGCAGGTATAGCAAGCTTGATTTTATACAGCTTGATTTCACTTATCAATCTTAAAAACAGGCTTAAAGATTCGAAGCATGAAAAAGATAATGTTTATATAGCAAGGCATCTGGGTACGCCTTTTGTCTTGGGGATCATCCGGCCAAAAATTTATCTGCCGGCAAACTTATCAGAGGCAGAAAAAGAATACATCCTTTTGCACGAAAGGATCCACATAAAACGTTTCGACCATGTTATAAAGATGTTTAGCTTTCTGCTTCTTTGCATTCACTGGTTTAATCCTTTGGTATGGATTGCATTTTCTCTGTGCACAAAGGACATGGAAATGTCCTGTGACGAAGCGGTTATAAGGCGCCTAGGCAGTGATATTAAAAAGAGTTATTCTTCTTCATTGCTGGCCCTTACTTCAGGAAGGCGCATATTAAGCGGCGTTCCCCTTGCCTTCGGGGAGGTGGACACAAAAGGACGCATAAAAAACATACTCAATTTTAAAAAGCCGCAGTTTTGGGTCACAGTTATAGCCCTTATTGCTGTGTTTGGAATTTCTTTCAGCTTAATGGCAAACCCGAAGACTCAAACTTCCTTTAACGGTGCGACCTATAGAGTTGAAGAAATTATATACGACGCACCAAGGTATTCATTTGCGTATACTACAGATACGGCACCTGTTTTTACTATATCCTCAGACTATGTGCTTTTCAGCAAAGAACCTGCACAAACAGACTGGGTTATGCACAATAGCCTGTATAAGTATAATATAAAAAGGCAGGAATTGTATTCTCTTTTCCAGCCCCTTTTAAATAATGTACATGAAAAAATCGACCAGGCAAAATTAGTTTACAGGGCAGATACAAATGATCAAAATAACACTTTTTATCTCGTCATACAGTTAAAAAACGGGGATATACTGCTGGCACATGCGTATGATAGTCCATCCGATTCCAATATCCGCTCATTCAACCCCCATATCCGCTGGCTGTTCAAGCTTAAAAATATATCAGAAGTTTCAGTTGAAAGCTTGTGGAAATTGCGCACACCTTATGTGGGAAACAATTCTGCTGTTGGCGGTATTATAAATGAGCTGGTGATGCCTGACCACACAAACTATGACAGTTTTGAATTGCAGACAAGAAACCCGCCCTACAAAGTTACGGTAATTCTTAAAACCAACACCCAGGCTCTCGATTATTACACCGGCATTATGAACCAAAAGCCCTTTTTAATCAATGCATGCATAATGTTTTCACTGATTGAAAATGCAGATATTATAAATTTCACACTTTATGACGGTGTCTCTGAGCCTTACACTATAGAATATACCCGCGATTATGCAGAGTCTATTGCAGGCGCCGACCTCTGGGAAGAAAGCAAAACCTTTGGTAAATTCAAAGTGCTTTTAGACAGGATATCAGAGCATGTAGACAAAGCTATCCAGCCCATTGCTGAAGAAAAGAATGTTGGGAATTCTAATCAAATCCCCGACATAGAAGCAAAATCCTTTAATGATTACCCTGATTATTATCCTCCGGAGCAAGGTGAAGAAGATGGTATGTTTGTTGTTGTCCACGGAAAAGTACACGGCAGCACCTTAAATGTCTGGGAGAAGTTCCTTGCCTCTATAAAAAACAAGGAGTTTGCGGATATTACAATTTTGCAATATACAATAGAAGGTGATCCTATTTTTACCCATGTGATATATGATGTGGCCGGATATCAGGTTCTTACCGACTCCTCACGAGATAAATTTGCTGGTGAAGATGCAAAGAAAACACATATTAGCGAAGCACCACATCTTACAATTATAAATAATGAAGGCAGGACAACCATTTATCTGACTGAGAAAGAAAACCTCACATTGGAGCAGTTAAAAAGCGACAGTACAGAGAATGGACTTGTTCAGGCGGTAGTATCCTATAATAATTAA
- a CDS encoding chemotaxis protein CheW has translation MSFLGNTKNNEVQILEFALDDNRYGIVVSIVSELLQYRAVQPMPRAPVYVEGIISPRNELMPVVDLAAYLKHGKSKQQELDIFIIAEILGKRTAFHVHKVIGMHLIPQDAIKKPDSSVFGDDYGIISGISIIEDKVVSILDFNKIISSIDSYSFEK, from the coding sequence ATGAGTTTTTTAGGAAATACAAAAAACAATGAAGTTCAAATATTGGAATTTGCCCTGGATGACAACAGGTATGGCATTGTTGTTTCAATAGTAAGCGAGCTGCTCCAATACCGGGCTGTTCAGCCTATGCCCAGGGCTCCCGTCTATGTGGAAGGGATAATTTCGCCCAGAAACGAACTTATGCCGGTTGTGGATCTTGCCGCTTACTTAAAACACGGGAAATCAAAACAACAGGAATTAGATATATTTATAATTGCCGAAATCCTTGGGAAAAGGACAGCCTTTCACGTACATAAGGTAATAGGAATGCACCTGATTCCGCAAGATGCCATCAAAAAGCCCGATTCATCAGTTTTTGGTGATGATTATGGAATAATATCAGGAATTTCAATAATTGAAGATAAAGTTGTATCCATACTGGATTTTAATAAAATTATATCGAGCATTGATTCCTATTCTTTTGAGAAATAA